One part of the Cystobacter ferrugineus genome encodes these proteins:
- a CDS encoding efflux RND transporter permease subunit, whose product MFVDFFIRRPVFAAVCSILLTLAGAVAIPTLPISQYPDLAPPQVTVTSTYVGASAEVVESAVTIPLEQEINGVEGMRYMSSTSSNDGTSSITVTFEPTRDIEVAAVDVQNRVSRASARLPSLVNQTGIVVNKASSQMLMTVGLSSPDNRYDAKFMSNYADVNLKDAIKRVRGVGEVRIFGERKFSMRLWLDPTKLASRGLTPQDVTRALQEQNLQVAAGQVGQPPSNTEQPYQMAVRAHGRLVEPEEFGEVVVQRNTDGKLVRVKDLGRVEMGAENYGTLLRFNGKPGVGLAIFQLPTANALDVRDGVYRELERLSKQFPPGLEFKTGTDTTLAVRASINEVIHTLIEAIGLVILVIFLFLHGWRSVLITAITLPVSLVGTFAFVYLMGFSINTLTLFGLTLATGLVVDDAIVVIENIERLMAERGLSPFEAAREGMKEVAGAVIAISIVLVAVFVPVALFPGTTGAIYRQFALTIAASVALSTFCALTLTPALSARLLRHHHGEKWVFFRMVDKALDWTRDTYSRGLHAVLRYPLLILVAFLLCIAATGMLFRSAPTGFIPDEDQGYIIVSIQGPEGMSLAQTEKVLMDVENVLKEQPEVITMFAIGGFSMQGNGSNYATVFTLLKPWEERLSKDQSVAALVERLRGPFSRIGGARVLPFQPPAIRGVGSVGGFQYIVQDNAGTRTLDEIAAATQELVMSGNEEGRLRGVFSSFNADTPLLDVEVDRQKAKALGVPVEQIFSTMQIYMGSQYVNDFNYANRTYRVYMQAEQQFRDTPEDIGSFYVRSDSGSMIPLESLVKVTPTVSAQVIRHYNLFRSAEINGQGAPGVSSGQALEAMEGLAQERLPQGMSAEWTGISLEQKESGGQTVIIFALGILFVFLVLAAQYESFSLPFVIILSVPLAIMGALGLQLSRGYANDVFCQVGLVMLVGLASKNAILIVEFAEQLRASGKSAAEAVVEAAAVRLRPILMTSIAFLLGVVPLMTATGAGAASRNSLGTTVFGGMLVSTVVNFLFIPGLYVLMQRLRGETKPEPQPHHGEPVLPAPSP is encoded by the coding sequence GTGTTCGTCGACTTCTTCATCCGCAGACCCGTCTTCGCCGCCGTCTGTTCCATCCTGCTGACGCTGGCGGGGGCGGTGGCCATTCCCACCCTGCCCATCTCCCAGTACCCGGATCTGGCACCGCCCCAGGTGACCGTCACCAGCACCTACGTCGGCGCGAGCGCCGAGGTGGTGGAGAGCGCCGTCACCATTCCGCTCGAGCAGGAGATCAACGGAGTGGAGGGCATGCGCTACATGTCGTCCACGAGCAGCAATGACGGCACCAGCTCCATCACCGTCACCTTCGAGCCCACGCGAGACATCGAGGTGGCGGCCGTCGACGTGCAGAACCGCGTGAGCCGCGCCTCCGCGCGCCTGCCCTCGCTGGTGAACCAGACGGGCATCGTCGTCAACAAGGCCTCCAGCCAGATGCTCATGACGGTGGGCCTGTCCAGCCCCGACAACCGCTACGACGCGAAGTTCATGAGCAACTACGCGGACGTGAACCTCAAGGACGCCATCAAGCGCGTGCGGGGCGTGGGCGAGGTGCGCATCTTCGGCGAGCGCAAGTTCTCCATGCGCCTGTGGTTGGACCCCACCAAGCTCGCCAGCCGCGGCCTCACGCCGCAGGACGTGACGCGCGCCCTCCAGGAGCAGAACCTCCAGGTGGCCGCGGGCCAGGTCGGCCAGCCGCCCTCCAACACCGAGCAGCCCTATCAGATGGCGGTGCGCGCCCATGGCCGGCTCGTGGAGCCCGAGGAGTTCGGCGAGGTCGTCGTGCAGCGCAACACGGACGGAAAGCTCGTGCGCGTGAAGGATCTGGGCCGCGTGGAGATGGGCGCGGAGAACTACGGCACGCTCTTGCGCTTCAACGGCAAGCCGGGCGTGGGCCTGGCCATCTTCCAGTTGCCCACCGCCAACGCGCTCGACGTGCGCGACGGCGTGTACCGGGAGCTGGAGCGGTTGAGCAAGCAGTTCCCCCCGGGGCTCGAGTTCAAGACGGGCACGGACACCACGCTCGCGGTGCGCGCCTCCATCAACGAGGTGATCCACACGCTCATCGAGGCCATCGGGCTCGTCATCCTGGTCATCTTCCTGTTCCTGCACGGCTGGCGCAGCGTGCTCATCACCGCCATCACCCTGCCGGTGTCGCTGGTGGGCACCTTCGCCTTCGTCTACCTGATGGGCTTCTCCATCAACACGCTCACCCTGTTCGGCCTGACGCTGGCCACGGGTCTCGTGGTGGACGACGCCATCGTGGTGATCGAAAACATCGAGCGGCTCATGGCCGAGCGAGGCCTGTCGCCCTTCGAGGCGGCGCGCGAGGGCATGAAGGAAGTGGCGGGCGCGGTGATAGCCATCTCCATCGTGCTGGTGGCGGTGTTCGTCCCCGTGGCCCTGTTCCCGGGCACCACGGGCGCCATCTACCGCCAGTTCGCGCTCACCATCGCCGCGTCCGTGGCGCTGTCCACCTTCTGCGCCCTCACGCTGACGCCCGCCCTGAGCGCGCGCCTGCTGCGCCACCACCACGGGGAGAAGTGGGTCTTCTTCCGCATGGTGGACAAGGCGCTCGACTGGACACGTGACACGTACAGCCGCGGCCTGCACGCCGTGCTGCGCTACCCCCTGCTCATCCTCGTCGCCTTCCTCCTGTGCATCGCGGCCACGGGGATGCTCTTCCGCTCGGCGCCCACCGGCTTCATCCCGGACGAGGACCAGGGCTACATCATCGTCTCCATCCAGGGCCCCGAGGGCATGTCGCTCGCCCAGACGGAGAAGGTGCTCATGGACGTGGAGAATGTGCTCAAGGAGCAGCCCGAGGTGATCACCATGTTCGCCATCGGTGGCTTCTCCATGCAGGGCAACGGCTCCAACTACGCCACCGTCTTCACCCTGCTCAAGCCGTGGGAGGAGCGGCTGAGCAAGGATCAGTCCGTGGCGGCGCTCGTGGAGCGGCTGCGCGGGCCGTTCAGCCGCATCGGCGGGGCGCGCGTGCTGCCCTTCCAGCCTCCGGCCATCCGCGGCGTGGGCAGCGTGGGCGGCTTCCAGTACATCGTCCAGGACAACGCGGGCACGCGCACGCTGGATGAGATCGCGGCGGCCACGCAGGAGCTCGTGATGAGCGGCAACGAGGAAGGCCGGCTGCGCGGCGTCTTCAGCTCCTTCAACGCCGACACGCCGCTGCTCGACGTGGAGGTGGACAGGCAGAAGGCCAAGGCGCTCGGCGTGCCCGTGGAGCAGATCTTCAGCACGATGCAGATCTACATGGGCAGCCAGTACGTCAACGACTTCAACTACGCCAACCGCACCTACCGCGTGTACATGCAGGCCGAGCAGCAGTTCCGCGACACGCCCGAGGACATCGGCTCGTTCTACGTGCGCAGTGACAGCGGCTCGATGATTCCCCTGGAGTCGCTGGTGAAGGTGACCCCCACGGTGTCCGCCCAGGTCATCCGGCACTACAACCTGTTCCGCTCGGCGGAGATCAACGGCCAGGGCGCGCCGGGAGTCTCCTCGGGCCAGGCGCTCGAGGCGATGGAGGGGCTGGCCCAGGAGCGGCTGCCGCAGGGCATGAGCGCGGAGTGGACGGGCATCAGCCTCGAGCAGAAGGAGAGCGGAGGCCAGACGGTCATCATCTTCGCCCTGGGCATCCTGTTCGTGTTCCTGGTGCTCGCGGCGCAGTACGAGAGCTTCAGCCTGCCCTTCGTCATCATCCTGTCGGTGCCGCTGGCGATCATGGGCGCCCTCGGGTTGCAGCTTTCGAGGGGCTACGCCAACGACGTGTTCTGCCAGGTGGGACTGGTGATGCTGGTGGGTCTGGCGAGCAAGAACGCCATCCTCATCGTGGAGTTCGCCGAGCAGCTGCGCGCGAGCGGCAAGAGCGCGGCGGAGGCGGTGGTGGAGGCGGCGGCGGTGCGCTTGCGGCCCATCCTGATGACGTCCATCGCGTTCCTGTTGGGCGTGGTGCCACTGATGACGGCCACGGGCGCGGGCGCCGCCTCGCGCAACTCGCTGGGCACGACGGTGTTCGGCGGAATGCTCGTGTCCACGGTGGTCAACTTCCTCTTCATCCCCGGCCTGTATGTGTTGATGCAGCGGCTGCGGGGAGAGACGAAGCCCGAGCCCCAGCCGCACCACGGGGAGCCCGTCCTCCCTGCTCCGTCGCCCTGA
- a CDS encoding HEAT repeat domain-containing protein, with amino-acid sequence MAVLERALRGGDPELIPEQAAKALARTREGLRLLARVASSPGAPEPRQAALYEFLFTNLASWHLALLRRVLANPREAPDIRGQAAEALGCHYARYRHRWQRRYRRLVETLEHGLEDPAPEVRFWSIYALTCMEEARVLPRLRLIAATDTASCPGMWTLRQEALWAIAQFEGRDIDDPRTL; translated from the coding sequence ATGGCGGTTCTCGAACGAGCCCTCCGGGGCGGAGACCCCGAGCTGATTCCAGAGCAGGCCGCGAAAGCGCTCGCACGAACTCGCGAAGGACTACGACTGCTGGCCCGGGTGGCTTCCTCGCCGGGTGCGCCCGAACCGCGCCAGGCCGCGCTGTACGAGTTCTTGTTCACGAACCTCGCTTCATGGCACCTCGCGCTCCTGCGCCGCGTGCTCGCCAACCCGCGCGAGGCTCCCGACATCCGGGGCCAGGCCGCCGAGGCGCTGGGCTGTCATTACGCCAGATACAGGCACCGCTGGCAGCGCCGCTACCGACGCCTCGTGGAGACACTGGAGCACGGCCTCGAGGATCCGGCGCCCGAGGTGCGCTTCTGGAGCATCTACGCGTTGACCTGCATGGAGGAGGCCCGAGTGCTGCCCAGGCTTCGGCTCATCGCGGCCACCGACACCGCCAGCTGCCCGGGCATGTGGACGCTGCGGCAGGAAGCGCTGTGGGCCATCGCCCAGTTCGAGGGTCGCGACATCGACGACCCCAGGACTTTGTGA
- a CDS encoding serine/threonine protein kinase: MTSEVSVLVICLPQPGAMVGAYRILEKLGRGGSGHVYKAERGGRFYAIKVLDTLEEGGWSRRELAAMLRLSLDNVVRFKSFDRWPDAEVGYPCIVMEFVPGLSLEDWASRVNPPVRAVLTVFLKVVMALEDIFELGVLHRDIKASNILIREQDGEPVLIDFGFSAVRGEPTRTVPGLLPPGTPEYRSPEAVRFARGETGALTYTYGLSDELWAAGVLLYWLLTDTLPFGSRNTPGLNDRIRLETPLAPHVLNPRVPEPVSRLCLRMLEKEPRARFQTHEALLVELEDLLAGSEGEGGWDQPLIDPEPPRREGEGGSDLEGDESGFPGRAPRRRRGQGAWEQGTPGGKKTPRRAWGGVLLGLVLGLCAAALWLRASYPPVTSTQGWGTEQAVFVHEMAWVGEPFQAQPGAAPDRAQLPASSQTPMSHSADVNQTPSRDSNPPRREVERSCWKAAALGALAGAALEGCTSATAPQVRPSPPPVIECPAGWKDTHELFGLRRMNVTVVQLGKDGWIGESSEVKEGPFTVVLDDPWNEMPQGTVFTGTLKFGQNRFEEDRIYARFGEARTPQGRRYPICVQAYLTGPADVCERPGAGFCPATGSTPGHWRLWDRFYVVPTKSFGEEE; the protein is encoded by the coding sequence GTGACTTCGGAGGTCTCCGTCCTGGTCATCTGTCTGCCCCAACCCGGCGCCATGGTGGGCGCCTATCGCATTCTCGAGAAGCTGGGCCGGGGAGGCTCGGGCCACGTCTACAAGGCGGAGCGGGGCGGGCGCTTCTACGCCATCAAGGTGCTCGACACCCTGGAAGAGGGCGGCTGGTCCCGGCGCGAGCTCGCGGCCATGCTGCGGCTGTCCCTGGACAACGTGGTGCGCTTCAAGTCGTTCGACCGGTGGCCCGACGCGGAGGTGGGCTACCCGTGCATCGTCATGGAGTTCGTCCCCGGCCTGTCGCTGGAGGACTGGGCCTCACGCGTCAATCCCCCGGTCCGCGCCGTGCTGACCGTCTTCCTCAAGGTGGTGATGGCGCTCGAGGACATCTTCGAGCTCGGGGTGCTGCACCGGGACATCAAGGCGTCCAACATCCTCATCCGGGAGCAGGATGGCGAGCCGGTGTTGATCGACTTCGGCTTCAGCGCCGTGCGGGGAGAGCCGACGCGGACGGTGCCGGGCCTGCTGCCGCCGGGGACGCCGGAGTACCGCAGCCCGGAGGCCGTGCGCTTCGCCCGGGGCGAGACCGGGGCGCTGACGTACACGTATGGGCTGTCCGACGAGCTGTGGGCGGCGGGAGTGCTGCTGTACTGGCTGCTCACGGACACGCTGCCCTTCGGCTCCCGGAACACGCCGGGGTTGAATGACCGCATCCGCCTGGAGACGCCCCTCGCGCCCCACGTGCTCAACCCCCGGGTTCCCGAGCCGGTCAGCCGGCTGTGTCTGCGCATGTTGGAGAAGGAGCCCCGGGCGCGGTTCCAAACCCACGAGGCGCTCCTCGTGGAGCTGGAGGACCTGCTCGCGGGGTCCGAGGGGGAGGGGGGCTGGGACCAGCCGTTGATCGATCCCGAGCCGCCACGGAGAGAGGGGGAGGGCGGCTCGGACCTGGAGGGAGACGAGAGCGGGTTTCCGGGGAGGGCGCCCAGGCGTCGGCGGGGACAGGGCGCGTGGGAGCAGGGGACGCCGGGCGGGAAGAAGACACCTCGCCGGGCGTGGGGGGGGGTGCTCCTGGGGCTCGTGCTCGGGCTCTGCGCCGCGGCGCTCTGGCTTCGAGCGTCCTACCCACCTGTCACGTCCACCCAGGGGTGGGGGACGGAACAGGCCGTGTTTGTCCATGAAATGGCGTGGGTGGGGGAGCCATTCCAAGCTCAACCGGGCGCGGCGCCCGACAGGGCACAACTCCCCGCGTCATCCCAGACACCCATGTCCCACTCCGCCGATGTGAATCAGACACCGTCCCGTGATTCCAACCCTCCCCGCCGCGAGGTGGAGCGTTCTTGCTGGAAGGCGGCCGCCCTGGGCGCCCTGGCCGGTGCGGCGCTCGAAGGCTGCACGAGCGCGACGGCGCCGCAGGTGCGCCCCTCGCCTCCCCCCGTCATCGAGTGCCCCGCTGGTTGGAAGGACACCCACGAGCTGTTTGGACTGCGCCGCATGAATGTCACGGTCGTTCAGCTCGGGAAGGACGGGTGGATTGGAGAAAGTTCCGAGGTGAAGGAGGGCCCCTTCACCGTGGTGTTGGACGATCCCTGGAACGAGATGCCTCAAGGCACGGTCTTCACCGGAACATTGAAGTTTGGTCAGAACAGGTTTGAAGAGGACCGGATCTACGCCCGCTTCGGCGAGGCCCGGACACCCCAGGGGCGGCGCTACCCGATCTGCGTTCAAGCCTATCTCACCGGGCCAGCCGATGTTTGTGAACGTCCGGGAGCGGGTTTCTGCCCAGCGACAGGCAGCACCCCAGGCCATTGGCGGCTCTGGGATCGTTTCTATGTGGTGCCGACGAAGAGCTTCGGGGAAGAGGAATGA
- a CDS encoding DUF819 family protein — MSGPLQVLALVGFPALALLAARHVKQVAWLGPVVVCYAFGILLGNVPGVVLSERLSLSVSEAAVPLAIPLLLFSTDVRRWWRLARSTLLSFVLACGSAMAGSALVGLMVRERSDEWWKMSGMLVGVYTGGTANMNAIGLALRVREETLILLNTADIVVGAVYLLFLVTVAQRIALKFLPPFPTATGWDDAPEQVRTALFPRRQVGGMVLALLLAAVLVGLSVGASQVVLGGLEPPVVLLVLTSASLAASFHPAVRHLPSYALGDYALLVFCVAVGTLADASRLGEASLFVFAFCAAVVGVSVGLHFALAALFRIDADTALITSTATIFGPPFIGPVARALRNRELVVSGLTTGLMGYAVGTYLGLGVAWLLRP, encoded by the coding sequence ATGAGCGGACCGCTCCAAGTCCTGGCCCTGGTGGGCTTTCCGGCCCTGGCCCTGCTCGCCGCGCGCCACGTCAAACAGGTGGCGTGGCTGGGGCCGGTGGTCGTCTGCTACGCCTTTGGCATCCTGCTGGGCAACGTGCCGGGCGTGGTGCTGTCGGAGCGGCTGAGCCTGTCGGTGAGCGAGGCCGCCGTGCCGCTCGCCATTCCCCTGCTCCTGTTCTCCACGGACGTGCGCCGGTGGTGGCGGCTGGCGCGCTCCACGTTGCTGTCGTTCGTCCTGGCGTGCGGGTCGGCCATGGCGGGCTCGGCGCTCGTGGGCCTCATGGTCCGCGAGCGCTCGGACGAGTGGTGGAAGATGTCCGGCATGCTCGTGGGCGTCTACACGGGGGGCACCGCCAACATGAACGCCATCGGGCTGGCGCTCCGGGTGCGCGAGGAGACGCTCATCCTCTTGAACACCGCGGACATCGTCGTGGGGGCCGTGTACCTGCTCTTCCTGGTGACGGTGGCGCAGCGGATCGCCCTGAAGTTCCTGCCGCCTTTTCCCACGGCCACGGGCTGGGACGATGCGCCGGAGCAGGTGAGGACGGCGCTCTTCCCGAGGCGACAGGTGGGAGGCATGGTGCTGGCCCTGCTGCTGGCGGCGGTGCTCGTGGGCCTGTCGGTGGGGGCGTCCCAGGTGGTGCTGGGGGGGTTGGAGCCGCCGGTGGTGTTGCTGGTGTTGACGTCCGCGAGCCTGGCCGCGTCCTTCCACCCGGCGGTGCGCCACCTGCCCAGCTATGCGCTGGGGGACTACGCGCTGCTCGTGTTCTGCGTGGCGGTGGGCACGCTCGCGGACGCGAGCCGCCTGGGGGAGGCGAGCCTGTTCGTCTTCGCCTTCTGCGCGGCGGTGGTGGGGGTGTCCGTGGGGCTGCACTTCGCGCTCGCCGCGCTCTTCCGCATCGACGCGGACACCGCGCTCATCACCTCCACGGCCACCATCTTCGGGCCGCCCTTCATCGGTCCGGTGGCGCGCGCGCTGCGCAACCGCGAGCTCGTGGTGTCCGGGCTCACCACGGGACTCATGGGCTACGCGGTGGGGACCTACCTGGGCCTGGGCGTGGCCTGGCTGCTGCGGCCCTGA
- a CDS encoding pyridoxal phosphate-dependent decarboxylase family protein → MPKSSHLASQGMSHQDVLARMREMRTDDARWQEGRTWSLVYNAGEELRRVAAEAYTEFMSENGLSPLAFPSLRRFEAEVLTIAAELFHGDTAAGTMTSGGTESILMAIKTARDFARAERGITEPEMVLPASVHPAFQKAAHYFGVKALNIPVGADLRADVDAMRAAIGPRTVLVVGSAPSYPHGVVDPISELAALAQERGVLLHVDACLGGFLLPFARRLGHAIPDFDFAVPGVTSISADLHKYGYAAKGASVVLYRTPELRRYQFFTFAGWSGGLYASPSMAGTRPGGAIAAAWAVLKYLGEEGYLRLSRQVLDTARALREGIAAVPGLKLLGEPSLSIFAFSSDTLDVYALGDAMEARGWKLDRQMSPPALHLMVTPAHAAVVQSFLADLRACAALLASGAPAPDGSAAMYGMLGSIPDRAQAEGFLLQFMDGLYSAE, encoded by the coding sequence ATGCCGAAGAGTTCCCATCTGGCTTCCCAGGGAATGAGTCACCAGGACGTGCTCGCGCGGATGCGCGAGATGCGCACCGATGATGCCCGCTGGCAGGAGGGCCGCACGTGGAGCCTCGTCTACAACGCGGGCGAGGAGCTCCGCCGGGTGGCCGCCGAGGCCTACACCGAGTTCATGTCCGAGAATGGCCTGAGCCCGCTGGCCTTTCCCAGCCTGAGGCGCTTCGAGGCCGAGGTGCTGACGATCGCGGCGGAGCTCTTCCACGGAGACACGGCCGCCGGCACCATGACGTCTGGTGGCACCGAGTCCATCCTGATGGCCATCAAGACGGCGCGTGACTTCGCCCGGGCCGAGCGCGGCATCACCGAGCCGGAGATGGTGTTGCCCGCCTCGGTGCACCCCGCCTTCCAGAAGGCCGCGCACTACTTCGGGGTCAAGGCGTTGAACATCCCCGTCGGAGCGGATCTGCGCGCCGACGTGGACGCCATGCGCGCCGCCATCGGTCCGCGCACGGTGCTCGTCGTCGGCTCGGCGCCCTCCTATCCGCATGGGGTGGTGGATCCCATCTCCGAGCTGGCCGCCCTGGCCCAGGAGCGGGGCGTGCTCTTGCACGTGGATGCGTGCCTCGGCGGCTTCCTGCTGCCCTTCGCCCGGCGGCTCGGCCACGCCATCCCCGACTTCGACTTCGCGGTGCCCGGGGTGACCAGCATCTCGGCGGACCTGCACAAGTACGGCTACGCGGCCAAGGGCGCGTCCGTCGTCCTCTACCGCACGCCCGAGCTGCGCCGGTACCAGTTCTTCACCTTCGCCGGGTGGAGCGGCGGTCTCTACGCCTCGCCCTCCATGGCGGGCACGCGCCCCGGAGGGGCCATCGCCGCGGCGTGGGCCGTGCTCAAGTACCTCGGGGAGGAGGGCTACCTGCGGCTGTCGCGCCAGGTGCTCGACACCGCCCGGGCGCTGCGCGAGGGCATCGCCGCGGTGCCCGGATTGAAGCTGCTGGGCGAGCCCTCGCTGAGCATCTTCGCGTTCTCCTCGGACACGCTGGATGTCTACGCCTTGGGGGATGCCATGGAGGCGCGTGGCTGGAAGCTGGACCGGCAGATGTCGCCGCCCGCGCTGCACCTGATGGTGACGCCCGCCCATGCCGCGGTGGTGCAGTCCTTCCTCGCGGATCTGCGCGCATGTGCGGCGCTGCTCGCCTCGGGAGCGCCCGCCCCGGACGGCAGCGCCGCCATGTACGGCATGCTGGGCTCCATTCCGGACCGCGCCCAGGCCGAGGGCTTCCTCCTGCAGTTCATGGACGGGCTGTACTCGGCGGAATGA
- a CDS encoding (2Fe-2S)-binding protein, whose translation MKTPETPDIPDAGAEPKADLPLSRREFTVGSIAVAVTTGGMSVLGAACTAPDKPVDNPRTTTRLLVNGTTTELELDPRSSLLDVLREQLQLTGTKKGCDHGQCGSCTIHLGGRRVASCLTVAVQADEQEITTIEGLSPKDGPLHPMQQAFIDHDALQCGYCTPGQLMAAVACVREGHATSPEQIREYMSGNLCRCGAYAGILAAIQQAAPKMGGS comes from the coding sequence ATGAAGACACCTGAGACACCCGACATACCGGACGCCGGCGCCGAGCCAAAGGCAGACCTCCCTCTCTCCCGACGCGAGTTCACCGTGGGCTCCATCGCCGTGGCGGTCACGACCGGTGGCATGTCGGTGCTCGGCGCGGCCTGCACGGCTCCCGACAAACCGGTGGACAACCCGAGGACGACCACCCGGCTCCTCGTCAATGGCACGACGACCGAGCTCGAACTGGATCCGCGCTCGTCCCTGCTGGATGTCCTCCGCGAGCAGCTCCAACTGACCGGCACCAAGAAGGGCTGCGACCACGGCCAGTGCGGCTCCTGCACCATCCACCTCGGGGGCCGCCGTGTCGCGTCCTGCCTCACCGTCGCCGTCCAGGCGGATGAGCAGGAGATCACGACGATCGAGGGGCTGTCACCAAAAGACGGACCGCTGCACCCCATGCAGCAGGCCTTCATCGATCACGATGCCCTGCAGTGCGGCTATTGCACGCCCGGTCAGCTCATGGCGGCGGTGGCCTGTGTGCGCGAGGGCCACGCCACCTCCCCGGAGCAGATCCGCGAGTACATGAGCGGCAACCTGTGCCGCTGCGGTGCGTACGCGGGAATCCTCGCCGCCATCCAGCAAGCGGCCCCGAAGATGGGAGGGAGCTGA
- a CDS encoding FAD binding domain-containing protein produces the protein MQRFTYVRPSTPAQAIQAMADGGPGTRFLAGGTTLFDLMKLGAEAPRTLIDVSRLDTLAHFDTSGSRELLFGALARMSDVAADRRLNEHYPALSESLAKAASQQLRNMARVGPNLLQRTRCAYFRGGEVFPCNKRAPGSGCAAREGLDRGHALLGASDSCSAVYPGDWAIALLAFDAVVDTLSPRGERSIPLRELHREPGSTPDIETVLAPDELLVRIRVPTSQAGRASTYHKIRDRESYAFALTSAAVAIQLQAGVVTEARVALGGVATRPWRSPQAENVLLGQLLTEDVARRAGQAAFAAAKPGRQNAFKVELGARTVTDALLIARKRAEQT, from the coding sequence ATGCAACGCTTCACGTACGTGCGGCCCTCGACCCCCGCGCAAGCCATCCAGGCCATGGCCGATGGCGGGCCCGGTACCCGGTTCCTGGCCGGAGGCACCACGCTCTTCGATCTCATGAAGCTGGGCGCGGAGGCCCCCCGCACCCTCATCGACGTGTCCCGCCTGGACACGCTCGCGCACTTCGATACCTCCGGCTCGCGGGAGCTGCTCTTCGGGGCGCTGGCCCGGATGAGTGACGTGGCCGCCGATCGCCGGCTGAACGAGCACTATCCCGCGCTGTCGGAGTCCCTGGCCAAGGCCGCCTCGCAGCAGTTGCGCAACATGGCCCGGGTCGGTCCGAACCTGTTGCAGCGCACCCGCTGCGCCTATTTCCGCGGCGGAGAGGTGTTTCCCTGCAACAAGCGCGCGCCCGGCAGCGGCTGCGCGGCACGCGAGGGTCTGGATCGGGGCCACGCGCTCCTGGGCGCGAGCGACTCGTGCAGCGCGGTGTATCCGGGAGACTGGGCCATCGCCCTGCTGGCCTTCGACGCGGTGGTGGACACACTGAGCCCACGTGGCGAGCGCTCCATTCCGCTGCGGGAGCTGCATCGGGAGCCGGGCTCCACGCCGGACATCGAAACGGTGCTCGCCCCCGACGAATTGCTCGTCCGCATTCGCGTGCCGACGTCCCAGGCGGGCCGCGCGTCGACCTACCACAAGATCCGCGACCGGGAGTCCTATGCGTTCGCGCTCACGTCGGCGGCCGTCGCCATCCAGCTCCAGGCCGGCGTGGTCACCGAGGCACGGGTCGCCCTGGGCGGTGTCGCGACCCGGCCCTGGCGATCGCCGCAGGCCGAGAACGTGCTGCTCGGCCAGCTCCTGACCGAGGACGTCGCACGACGCGCGGGCCAGGCCGCGTTCGCCGCCGCGAAACCCGGCCGCCAGAACGCGTTCAAGGTCGAGCTGGGGGCGCGCACGGTCACGGACGCGTTGTTGATCGCACGCAAGAGGGCGGAACAAACATGA